GACGAGGAAGAGGTGGGCCATAGAATCCGCTTGATGGTTTTTTGATGGATTGCTGATCTATATCACCCGGCATCGCAGCGTATAGTGCCTTCATCGAAAGAGGAGGAGCCATTATGAAAACCGACAACCCGCAGAAATTGCGCGCCGACCGCGTCTGGCTGAGCGAAGACAGCTGCGATCTCGACGATTTTCGCCGCCTGGCGGAAAAGACCACCGCGCTTGCCGACTACCCCACGGCGTCTGCGATCGAAAAAAACGTACTGATCTACGACAGCCGCAAGGTGATGGCGGCCGTCGCAACGCCGGAAGGCCGGCGCGCCGTCCTGGCGGAGATCTGCGAGGCCTTTGGCGAGGGTCCCGGTGTCGCCGTCTTCAAGCAGGCTTACGAGGATACCGGCATTATCGACCGCGCCAGCACCATCTTCGACCAAATCATCGCGGACCAGCACCGCAGCTCGACCGGCGGCGGCGATCACTTCGCCAAGCCCGGCGCCAACGACCGCATCTGGAATTCGCTGGAGAAACATTGCCTCGCCGATCCCGCGAATTTCGCCGAATATTACGGCAATGCCATCGTCGCACTGACAAGCGAAGCCTGGCTCGGCCCGAGCTACCAGATGACGGCGCAGGTCAACCGCGTCAATCCGGGCGGCGCGGCCCAATCGGCGCATCGCGACTACCATCTCGGCTTCCAGTCGTCTGGGGTGATCGAACAGTTTCCGGCGCATGTACACCGGCTCTCGCCGGTGCTGACGCTCCAGGGCGCGGTCGCCCATTGCGACATGCCGCTCGAAAGCGGCCCGACGCTGTTTCTGCCGCACAGCCAGACCTATGTGCCCGGCTATCTCGCCCTCAAGCGGCAAGAGTTCCGGGATTATTTCGAGGTCAACCATGTCCAGCTGCCGCTCGAAAAAGGCGACGTCGTCTTCTTCAACCCCGCCCTCTTCCACGCTGCCGGCACCAATCGTTCCGCCGACATCAAGCGTGTCGCCAACCTGCTGCAGGTCTCCTCCGCCTTCGGCCGGGCAATGGAAACCGTCAACCGCCAGAGGATGAGCGCCAAGCTCTTTCCCGCCTTGAAGACCTTGCAGGGCAGGCTTTCGCCCGATGAGATCACCAACGCCGTCGCTGCCTGCGCCGAAGGTTATTCCTTCCCGACCAATCTCGACCGCGACCCGCCGCTCGGCGGCCTGGCGCCGAAAACGCAGGCGCAGCTGATGCATGAGGCATTGGGGGAAGGCTGGAGCGACCAAACCTTTATGGCAGCACTTGCCGAGCAAGCGCAGAAGAAGCTGAGCTGACTAAGGAATTGAAAGCCGCTCATCCGCATTGACATATGAGCCTCCCGCACCCGCGGAAGGCCATTCGCATATCATCACCAAGGAGGAACCACATGAGCACGGATCACGGCCGCCTCGACGGCAAGATCGCTATCGTCACCGGCGGCACGCAAGGGTTGGGCGCGACCATCGCCCGTCTGTTCGCCGAACGCGGCGCGGAAGGCATCGTCATTTGCGGCCGCAACGAAGCCAAGGGCACGGCGAAGGCCGCAGAGATTTCGGCTGCGACGGGCGTGAGGGTCCTCTACGTCGGAGCTGATCTCGGCAAGGTCGAGGATGCGCAGAATGTCGTGCGTGCCTGCGATGAGGCCTTCGGCCGTGTCGACGCGCTGGTCAATGCCGCCGCCATCACCGACCGCGGCACTATTCTCGATACCAGCCCTGAACTCTTCGACGCCATGTTCGCGGTCAATGTGCGTGCGCCGTTTTTCCTGATGCAGGAAGCGGTGAAGGTCATGCGTCGCGAAAAGATCGAGGGCACCATCGTCAATATCGGCTCGATGTCGGCCAAGGCGGGCCAGCCCTTCATCGCCGCCTATTGCGCCTCCAAGGGTGCGCTGGAAACGCTGACGAAGAACACCGCCTATGCGCTGCTGCGCAACCGTATCCGCGTCAACGGCCTTAATATCGGCTGGATGGCTTCCGAGGGTGAGGATCGGATCCAGCGCGAATTTCACCACGCGCCCGCCGACTGGCTGGAGAAGGCGGCAGCAAGCCAGCCCTTCGGCCGCCTCGTCGACCCGCATGAGGTGGCGCGCGCCTGCGCCTATCTGTCATCGGCCGAATCCGGCCTGATGACCGGCTCGGTCATCTGCTTCGACCAGTCGATCTGGGGTGCTTATGACGGCTCGCCGCATCCGGTCGCGGCGCTTTAAAGAAGCAAGCGCTCGGCATTTCAATTGGCGGGCTCTGGCACCTGCCCGCGTTTGTAGCTAGGAAGAAGGCGACAGCATTCAGGAGGAAACTGGCGTGGCCGACAATCCGCTTTACGACATTCGCGATGAACGTTTCGGCGCTCTGGTCATCGGCAGCGCCGCGCTCGAGGAGCTTTATTCCGGCTGCCGCTGGACGGAAGGCCCGGTCTGGTTTTCCGACCTCAACTGCCTTCTGTGGAGCGATATCCCGAACGAACGCATGATGCGCTGGACACCGGATGGGACAGTCTCGGTCTTCCGCTCGCCCTCCAACTACGTCAACGGCAATACCCGCGACCGGCAGGGCCGGCTGGTCTCCTGCGAACATGGCCGCCGCCGCGTCACCCGCACCGAGACGGACGGCAGCATCACCGTTCTCGCCGACAGCTACAAGGGCAGGCGGCTGAACTCGCCGAACGACGTCGTCGTGCATTCCGATGGCGGCGTCTGGTTCACCGACCCGACCTACGGCATCCTGTCGGACTACGAGGGCCATAAGGGCGAGCCCGAGCAGCCAACCCGCAACGTCTACCGGATCGACCCGGCAAGCGGCGCGATCGAGGCTGTCGTCGAGGACTTCATCCAGCCGAACGGCCTTGCCTTCTCGCCCGACGAGACGAAGCTCTATATTGCCGATTCCGGTTCGGCAAAACATGAAGTGCCGTGCCATGTAAGAGTTTTCGACGTCATTGACGGCAGGAAGGTCGCCAATAGCCGCTATTTCTGCAGCATCGAAGCCGGCCATCCCGACGGCTTCCGTTTCGATCTCAGCGGCAATCTGTGGACGAGTGCCGGCGACGGCGTGCACTGCTTTTCGCCCGATGGTGCGCTGCTCGGCAAGATCAGGGTGCCGCAGACTGTGTCCAACCTCACCTTCGGCGGCCCCAAGAAAAACCGGCTCTTCATCACCGCGACACGCTCGGTCTATTCGATCTACACGAAGACCAACGGCGCCCAATATCCGTAGGCACCGGCGCCCTGCCGGCGCCGGCCCATGGCATAAGATCAGGCCTTCACCCCGTCCGGCCTGCCGTGCAGCGGCTCGGCACGATGCCAGTTTTCCAGGATTCGGCCGTCGCGATGCTTCTGCTGCGCCCAGCGGATTCCGTTCGAGATCACCTTGTGCACGATCTTGTCGTGATAGATCGGATAAGTCTCGTGGCCGGGACTGAAAAAGAAGATGCGCCCACGCCCACGCTGGAAGGTGCAGCCGCTGCGAAAAACCTCGCCGCCGGAATACCAGGAGATGAAAACCAGTTCATCCGGCTGCGGAATGTCGAAGGGCTCGCCATACATCTCCGAGGCATTGACCTCGAAATAGGGCGGCAGCCCCTCGGCGATCGGATGTGAGGGATTGACCACCCAGACACGCTCCAGGTCTCCATCAGGCGTCTCGCGCCAGGACAGGTTGGCATTCGTGCCCATCAGCCGGCGGAACAGCTTGGAATGATGGCCGGAATGCAACACAAGCAGGCCCATGCCCTTCAGCACGCGCTGCTGCACGCGGTCGATCAGCCCGTCGCTCACCTCCTCATGCGCCATGTGCCCCCACCAGAGCAGCACGTCGGTATCATCGAGCACACTGTCCGGCAGGCCTTCATCGGGATCATCCAGCGTGCCGCGTCGGATTTCGAAATCCGTATGGGCGATGCCGGCGGCGATCGCGCCGTCGATACGATCGGGATAGATCTCCTGAACTTCTCTGTGGAGCTGCTCGTGGCGCCCCTCGTTCCAGATGGTGACCTTGATTGTCATGGCATTCCTCGTGTTGTTTTTAGACGGAAGGCGAACGGGTGACCCGGCCGGCGGAATCGAACAGATGGCAAGCGGCAGGATCGGCTGCCAGCGACACGCGATCGCCCGGCCGCACCGCGATATCGCCCTCGGCGCGCACGACGATCGGCTGCTGCGGCGAGCCGACGGTCATGTAGGTCTCGACGCCCAAGCGCTCGACGATGACGACATCGGCCGTGAAATGTCCCTGCCCCTCTGGTGCAATCCTCAGATGCTCCGGCCGAATGCCGAGCCTGGCCTCGCCCTGCGGCACCGCGCCACCCGTGTCGGCAAGATCGAACGAGAGCCCGATCGGGCTGTCGAGATGCAGGACACCCGCCGAAGCCCGCGTCGCCGTGACCGGAATGACGTTCATCTTCGGCGAGCCGATGAAGGTCGCGACGAATTCATTCTGCGGCTGATGGTAGAGTGACATCGGCGCCCCCTCCTGTGCCACCAGGCCCTTGTTCAGCACGACGATGCGGTCCGCCATCGTCATCGCCTCCACCTGGTCGTGGGTGACGTAGACGACGGTTGCTTTCAGCTCGCGGTGCAGCCGCTGCAGCTCGGCGCGCATCTGCACGCGCAACGCCGAATCGAGATTCGACAGCGGCTCGTCGAACAGGATCAACGCCGGTTTCTTGATGATGGCGCGGCCGATCGCCACGCGCTGGCGCTGGCCGCCGGAAAGGGCGGCCGGGCGCCGGTCGAGATAGTCGGTGAGTTGCAGGATCTCGGCGACGCCCTCCACCTGCCGGCGGATCTCCGCCTCCGATACCTTCTTCAGGCTGAGCGAGAAGCCAATATTTTCGGCAACGCTCATATGCGGATAGAGCGCATAGGACTGGAACACCATGGCGATGCCGCGCTTGTCGGGCGGCACGTCGTTGATGCGCTTGCCGTTAAGGATGAGGTCGCCCTCGTCGATGCCTTCGAGGCCGGCGATCATCCGCAGCAGCGTCGACTTGCCGCAGCCGGAGGGGCCGACGAAGACGGCGAATTCGCCGTCCTCAACGGTGATGTCGACGCCTTTGATGACCTCGAGCGCGCCGTAGAATTTGCGAACGTTTCTGAGATTGATCATCCGTTTCTCTTTCTGGATCTCAGCCCTTCACGCCGCCCGAAAATGTCTGGACGAGGAAGCGCCGGGCAAAGCTGAAGGCGATGACGGCAGGCAGCAGGTAGATGAATGCCAGCGCCGTCAGCAGTCCGTAGTCGATCTCGTTGATACGCAGGAAGGCGCGGAAGAGACCGAGCGGCAGCGTCTGCAGCTCCGGCGACGACAGGAAGATCAGCGGCAGCAGAAAATCGCCCCAGGCCGACATGAAAGCGAACAGCCCGGCCGCAGCCAGCCCCGGCAGCGCCAGCGGGATCAGCACCCGGCGGATACGCTGGATCAGTGTTGCCCCGTCCATTAGCGCCGCCTCCTCGTAATCCCGCGGCAAGCCGTCGAAGAAAGTCTTCATGATCCAGAGCGCCAGCGGCAATTGCATCGTCGCCAGCACCAGGATCAGCCCGAGATAACCGTCGATGAAGCCGGTCCAGCGCATGATGTCGCGGGCATAGCTGCCGAAGATTGGCCTGAGGACTGCCGCTTCCGCATTGTTCAGCGTCAGCAGGAACTTGTAGAGCGGCACGACGAGTGCGGTCGGGGGCAGCACGCGGATGAGCAGGATCGCATAGAGGAAGGGCAGCTTCCACCAGGCCCGGGTGCGCGACAGCGCATAACCGCCGAGCCCGGAAAGCACCATGACGAGCAGCGTCGCACCGCCGACCACGAAGAGCGAATTGAACAGCCACTTCGCCCCATCCTCCTTGGTGAAGACCTTCACGTAGTTGGCGAACGTCCATTGCTCCGGCCAATGCAGGAAGAGCTGCGCATTGCCGTCGAGCGAGGCGAGCAGTACCCAGAAGAAGGGCACGGCGCAGAAGATCGAGATCAGCGACAGCGTCGCATAGGCGATGAGGTCGGAGCGGCCCTTGTTGGCGGTCTCGCTTGGGGAAACGACGGCCATGTCAGACCTCCACTTTCATCGCCCGGACATAGGCAATGCCGAGAACCAGCGAGATGACGAGCGCAACGACCGCGACTGCGGCGCCATATCCCAGCTGGAACGACGTGAAGGACTGGTTGTAGATGTAAATGCTGACGACCTCGGTGGCGCCGCCGGGTCCGCCGCGCGTCAGCGCGTAGACGAGGCCGAAGACGGCGATAGTGGAAACGGCCGAGATCAGCATGTAGAGCAGGATCGTCGGCATCATCAGCGGCAGGGTAATGCGGCGGAACATCTGCGACGGCGTGGCGCCGTCCATGCGCGCCGCCTCGTAGATTTCGGCCGGAATGGTGCTGAGGCCCGCGGTCAGCAGGATCATTGCCGTGGCGATGCCGCGCCAGGTGTTGACGATGATGATCATCGAAAGCGGGAAGACCTGCAGCCAGTCGGCCGGCGTGATGCCGAAGACGCTGACGATGCGGCTGAGCGTTGCATTGTCGCCACCCGCCAGCATCGATATCCACATGAAGCCGGCGACCACTTCGGGGGCGGCATTCGGCAGCAGGATGATCGACGAGAACACCCGCCGGAAACGGATCGGCCGGCGCAACGCGATTGCCGAAATCAGGCCGAGCGCAAACTGGCCGACCACTGCGGAACCAATGACGAAGACGAAGGTGACGAACAGGGAGTTCCAGAATTTCGCGTCGTTGAACAGCCTGGTATAGTTGCGGAGCCTGACGAAGCGAGGCCGAAGTGCTGCCGCCCCGGTCAACGCCTCGTTGGTGAAGCTCAGATAGATGGAATAGATGGCCGGGTAGATGACGAAGGCCAGAAGCAGCACCAGCGAGGGCAGCAGGATCAGCAGCCATTGCCGCTCAGCGCGCCTTTCATGAGAGTTTCGGGCCATGGAAGCTCACAAACCTTGTCATGTGAATCCGGCCTTGTCGTATGAACCGGTCTATCGAATGAACGCGGGAAGACGCGGGCGATGACGCCGCGTCCCCGCTCCCGAGGTAAAAAGGCCAGCTTATTTGACCATGTCGTCGCCGAGGGTTTCCTTGACGTAGTCGACAAGGATCTTCTGGGCGCCGGCGGCATCGGTTTCCTTGCGCAGCAATGCTTCGGTGGCGCGCGCGACACCTTCAGAGACCGTGCCGAAACCGGAGGCCTGCTTCAGGAAGACGCCGTTTCCGGCCGCTGCATGGATCGGAACCAGTTCCGTCAGCTTCTGGAAGTCGGCATTCTTGGCCGCATCCTTGCTGGCCGGAATGTTGCCGATGCGGGCGGCATAGGAAACCTGCGTCTCGATCGAGCCGATCTCCATTAGCGCTTTGATTGCCAGTTCGGTATTGGCCGACTTGGAATTGACGGCCCACGGCGCGGCGAGGTTGGCGAGCACATACTGGCCACTGCTCTGGCCCGGCACCGTCCAGGTTCCCACAACCTTGGTCACCTCGGGGATCGGGTTCTTGCTTTCGCGGCCCCAGTCGAAAATGTAGCACCAGGAACCGCAGGTGGTCGCGGCAAGCTTGCCGGCCGGGAACATCTGGTACTTCGGCACGACCCAGGGTTCCGGTCCGAGCAGCGGCTGCGTCGGCATCAGATCCTTATCGATCAGCTGCTTGTAGACGTTGAAGACATCCTTGATGCCTTCGCCATTGAGATCGAGCTTGCCGTCGGCATCGACCAGCTGCGGCGTCTTCGAGCCGACGAGCAGGTGCTGGAAGCCTTCGTCGAAAGCGCCGCTTCCCCAGGAGACGCCGGCCGGGAAGAGCAGGCCGTAGGCACCGGTCTTCTGCTTGATCTCGGCGGCGCGGTCGAGAAGCTCCTGCCAGGTCTTCGGCTGTTCGGTTGAAATACCGGCCTTTTCGAGAACGTCCTTGCGGTAATAGATTTCCTGGATACCGAGCATGAACGGCATCACATAGGTTTCGCCATCGGGGCTGACGGCAAGCTCCTTGGCGACGTCATAGAGGTTGGCATAGCCGTCCCAGGCCTTGAACGCCTTGGTAACAGGCGCGAGGTAGCCGGCTTCGACCATGTCGGCGACGGCCGCCGTCGTCGGGATAGAGAACAGGTCGGGCGCGTTGCCGGCGCCGAGCTCCGTCAGCAGCTTGGTCAGGTAGTCCTTGTCGGGCGCCGGATATTCGATGACCTCGACGGTCACCCCATATTTCTTTTCGATCCGCTCGACCGTCGATTTCATCGCATCGATGCCGGCCTGACCATGATTTGCAATTCGGATTGTCTCAGCCTGCGCCAGGGTCGAAACCGCGCTGAGCAAAATGGCCCACAGGCCACCAAGAACCGTTTTCTTCAACGAAAAATCCTCCCTCTTTCAGACACACGGCGCCCTCCAGCACCGGCTGTGAAAATGTACACGTATTCCAATGAGTCGCAAGGCGTTTTTGAAAAGACTCGAGCGTAAAAGTTAATTCATTGATTTTACAGACTATTATAAGTCTTGCGATAACTGCATTACTTGTGTAATCGTGTGCACAATGCATCCGAGGAGGAATTTCATGTCTGAGAAACTACGCCTCGGCGTCATTGGCGCCGGCTTGAAGGCGGCGGAGTATGCCGAGAGCTGGGTGAGGATGCCGGAGATCGAATTTGCAGCGCTCGCCGACACCACGGCGGCTTCGCGTCAGCGCCTGATCGACGTCTGTCTCGCCGCCGGCACATCCGAGCCAAAGAGCTTCGAGGACTATCGCCCGATGCTCGCCGAGTGCCGCGGTGAACTCGACATTATCTACGTCTCCACCCCGCATGCCTTCCACGCCGAACAGGCAACCGCCGTCGCCGAGGCCGGCCTCGACCTCTTCCTGGAAAAACCGATGGTGACGACGGTCGCCGAGGCCGAGAGGCTGATCGCCGCCCAGAGGAAAAGCGGCGTCACCATCGTCACCGCCTTCCAGGGCGGCCTGTCGCCGCTGGTACTGGACACCCGCCGGCGAGCTCTCGCTGGCGAATTCGGCGCGCTGATCGCCATATCGGGCATGATCTGGGAAAGCTGGTCGTCCAACTATCACGGCCATTGGAAGCAGCAGCCTGCCATATCGGGCGGCGGCTTCATGTTCGATACCGGCGCCCACATGATGAACACCGTCTGCCTGCTGGCCAATTCAGATTTCGACAGCGTGTCGGCCTACATGAACAACCATGGCAGACAGGTGGATATCGCCACCGCCGTCTCCGCCCGGCTGAAGAACGGCGCGCTGGCGACACTGACCGCCGCCGGCGAAGGCCCTCCCGGCTGCGCTTCCTACATCACCTTCTTCTATTCGAAGGCGATCGTACGCATCGACGCCTGGGGCGGCTGGCGCGAGATCAGTGTCGGCAGCAAAGCCGAGCCGCGCGAGGAGGCCGAGATTCTCGGCAATCCGATGAAGAATTTCCTCGCCATTCGCGAGGGAAAGATGGAAAACTCCGGCTCCGTTGAAATGGGCCTCAGATTCGCTAGGCTATGGGATGCAATTAAGGAATCGGCAGCGGCCGACGGCGCTTCCGTCAGGATCGCCGCCCGATAGGCGCTGAAGATGAGCGGAATGAACAGACGGCGGATCACCTCGAAGGAACTGGCAAAGCTCGCCGGCGTCTCCTCCGCCACCGTTTCCCGCGCCTTCTCGCCGGATTCGCGTATCGGCAGCGCCACCCGGGACCGCATCCTCGCCGTCGCCCGTGAACATGGCTACCAGCCGAATGCGATCGCCCGCTCGCTGAACAACCAGCGCTCGCGTCTGGTTGCCCTGGTCGTCAATGCGATCGGCAACCCATGCGAGGCGGAGGAGCAGCAGCTTCTCGTCCACCGCCTACAGGCACGGCAATTGCTGCCGATCATTCTTTGCTGCGCCGACCACGCCGACCGGCTGCAACTGATGCGTCTTGCCTCCACCTATCAGGTCGATCACGTCGTCGTCTTCTCCGACATGGTATCGATGCAGGACGCCGTCGATATCTTCCACACGACCAAGCCGATCATCGTCTCCTTCGAGCCGCTCGAAAACGAGAATGTCTCCAGCATCCGCATCGATGGCTCTGCGGCCGCCGACGAGATCATCGACAAGATTGTCCGCGACGGCAAGAAGCGCTTCGCCTACCTCGCCGGTACCACTTCAAGCTGGATCGACAAGCTCAGGCGCAAGTGGTTTGCCGATGCGCTGGCTAAGCGCGGCCTGGCCTTCGAGGCGCAGGCCTTTGGCGACTATTCCTATGATTCCGGCTTCAAGGAAGCGGTGCTGCTGCTGCACCGTGACAAGGTCGACGCCATCATCTGCGGCAACGACGTCATGGCGATCGGCGCACGTGATGCCGCCCGCCGCGTGCTCGGCAGAAACACGCCGGACGATATTGCCATCGTCGGCCAGGATGGCATCGCCATGGCCGCCTGGGATTGCAATGACCTCACCACGCTGAGCCTCGACCACATCGCCTTCATCGATGCCGTCGTCGAATTGATCGAACGCCATGACGCCGAGATCGAAGGCCCGCACAACATCACGCTCACCTGCACCGCGCGCTGGGGCTCGACCGCCTGATGCATGTTCGTAGCCGAGCGTGAAGCGGTTCAGGATGACGACAGGCATGAAAAAAGCTAAAGCGCGTCGCATGAAAGAGATTCGATGTGACTCGCTTCAGAGCATGATGCCGAAAAGTGTGAGCGGTTTTCGGACAACATCATGCTCTAATTCTTTAATTTGGCTCGCACCTTATTGCATCACGGAGGAATAGCCGATGACCCGATTTTCACGCGCCGAAAGGCGCCGCGCCGCTCCCGAAGCCATGACCGGGAGAGCCTGAGATGCGGTCCGTCGTTTCCTTCAACGAAGGCTGGAGTTTCCACGAGGGCTTCGGCCAGCGCCTGCTCGAAAACTTCGATGCCGCCAGGTCGGTCAGCCTGCCCCATACCGCCGTCGAATTGCCCTTCAACTACTTCGACGAGACCAGCTATCAGCGCGCCTTCACCTATCAGAAGGTGCTGCGCTGGCTGCCTGAATTCGAGGGCCGCGAGGTCTCGCTCGTTTTCGACGCCGCCATGGCAGACAGCGTTGTCTATTTGAACGGCGAAGAAATCATCGCCCACAAGGACGGTTACACTCCCTTCGAGGCACGCCTCACCGGCAAGCTCCTCAAGGGGAAGAACCTCGTGACCGTCAAGATCGACGGCAGCGAAAACCCTGCCATCCCGCCGTTTGGCGGCCGCATCGATTATCTCACCTATGCCGGCATCTATCGCGACGTCTGGCTGAAAGTCACCGACCCCGTCTCGATTCGCAATCTCAAGATCGAAACCACAGACGTTCTCGCCTCGGAGAAGTCGGCAACCATCCGCGTCGATATCGCCAATCCCGAGGAGCGCAGCTTCTCGGCGACCGTCACCGCCACGTTGAAGCAGGCAGACGGCGCGGTGATCGCCACCGCAGCAACCGAAACGATCGGCGACCGCACCAGGCTTTCCTTCGGCGGTCTCACCGGCATCGCCCTCTGGGACATTACCGATCCCACGCTCTACGAGGTCACCGTCGAACTGAGGACGGAGCACGGCTCCGACCGTCTCTCCACCCGCTTCGGCTTCCGCACCGCCGAATTCACCCCGGAAGGTTTCCTCTTAAACGGCAAGCCGCTGAAACTGCGCGGCCTCAACCGCCACCAGGCCTTCCCCTATGTCGGTTATGCCGCCGGCCGGTCGGCCCAGGAGCGCGACGCCGACATCATGAAGTCGGTGCTGAAATGCAATATCGTCCGCACCTCGCATTATCCGCAATCGAAATGGTTCCTCGACCGCTGCGATGCGATCGGCCTGCTGGTTTTCGAGGAGATCCCCGGCTGGCAGCATATCGGCGATGCCGACTGGCAGAAGGAATCGATCGAGAACGTCCGCCGCATGATAGAGCGCGACTGGAACCATCCCTCGATCATCATCTGGGGTGTGCGCATCAACGAATCGCAGGATGATCACGATTTCTACGCCGAGACCAACCGGCTCGCCCGTGAACTCGACAGCACCCGCCAGACCGGCGGCGTGCGTTATATCACCGAGAGCGAGCTGCTCGAGGACGTCTATACGATGAACGACTTCATCCTCGGTAACGAGGAACTGCCGGGCGCCAACCGCCCGCGCACTGCATTGCGCGGCCAGGAGGAAAATACCGGCCTGTCCCGCAAGGTGCCGTACCTCATCACCGAGTTCAACGGCCACATGCACCCGACGAAGATCTATGACCAGGAGCAGCGCCAGGCCGAGCATGTGCGCCGCCACCTCGACGTTCTGAACGCCGCCTATGGCGATCCGGATATCTCCGGCGCCATCGGCTGGTGCATGTTCGATTACAACACCCACAAGGATTTCGGCTCCGGCGACCGCATCTGCTATCACGGCGTCATGGACATGTTCCGCGAGCCGAAATTCGCCGCCTATGCCTATATCAGCCAGTGCGACCCGTCCGAAGAGATCGTCATGAAGCCGGCGACCTTCTGGGCGCGCGGCGAACGCAATATCGGCGGCGTGCTGCCGCTGATCATCCTGACCAATTGCGACGAGGTGGAGCTGCAATACGGCGTGCTCAGCAAGCGCATCGGTCCGGACCGCGAAAACTATCCGCATCTGCCGCATCCGCCCGTCGTGCTCGACCATCGGCACTTCACCACGGATGAACTCGGCACCTGGGGTCTCGAATGGATCGACGGCACCTTGACCGGCTATATCGCCGGCGAGCCGGTGGCCAGCCTGACGCTGGCGGCCGATCCCTTGCCGACCACGCTGGAAATCGTCGCCGACAGCTCGACGCTGAAAGCCCGCGAACGCGACAGC
This Rhizobium sp. NZLR1 DNA region includes the following protein-coding sequences:
- the ugpC gene encoding sn-glycerol-3-phosphate ABC transporter ATP-binding protein UgpC, translated to MINLRNVRKFYGALEVIKGVDITVEDGEFAVFVGPSGCGKSTLLRMIAGLEGIDEGDLILNGKRINDVPPDKRGIAMVFQSYALYPHMSVAENIGFSLSLKKVSEAEIRRQVEGVAEILQLTDYLDRRPAALSGGQRQRVAIGRAIIKKPALILFDEPLSNLDSALRVQMRAELQRLHRELKATVVYVTHDQVEAMTMADRIVVLNKGLVAQEGAPMSLYHQPQNEFVATFIGSPKMNVIPVTATRASAGVLHLDSPIGLSFDLADTGGAVPQGEARLGIRPEHLRIAPEGQGHFTADVVIVERLGVETYMTVGSPQQPIVVRAEGDIAVRPGDRVSLAADPAACHLFDSAGRVTRSPSV
- a CDS encoding extracellular solute-binding protein, whose amino-acid sequence is MKKTVLGGLWAILLSAVSTLAQAETIRIANHGQAGIDAMKSTVERIEKKYGVTVEVIEYPAPDKDYLTKLLTELGAGNAPDLFSIPTTAAVADMVEAGYLAPVTKAFKAWDGYANLYDVAKELAVSPDGETYVMPFMLGIQEIYYRKDVLEKAGISTEQPKTWQELLDRAAEIKQKTGAYGLLFPAGVSWGSGAFDEGFQHLLVGSKTPQLVDADGKLDLNGEGIKDVFNVYKQLIDKDLMPTQPLLGPEPWVVPKYQMFPAGKLAATTCGSWCYIFDWGRESKNPIPEVTKVVGTWTVPGQSSGQYVLANLAAPWAVNSKSANTELAIKALMEIGSIETQVSYAARIGNIPASKDAAKNADFQKLTELVPIHAAAGNGVFLKQASGFGTVSEGVARATEALLRKETDAAGAQKILVDYVKETLGDDMVK
- a CDS encoding SDR family oxidoreductase, with product MSTDHGRLDGKIAIVTGGTQGLGATIARLFAERGAEGIVICGRNEAKGTAKAAEISAATGVRVLYVGADLGKVEDAQNVVRACDEAFGRVDALVNAAAITDRGTILDTSPELFDAMFAVNVRAPFFLMQEAVKVMRREKIEGTIVNIGSMSAKAGQPFIAAYCASKGALETLTKNTAYALLRNRIRVNGLNIGWMASEGEDRIQREFHHAPADWLEKAAASQPFGRLVDPHEVARACAYLSSAESGLMTGSVICFDQSIWGAYDGSPHPVAAL
- a CDS encoding carbohydrate ABC transporter permease, whose amino-acid sequence is MAVVSPSETANKGRSDLIAYATLSLISIFCAVPFFWVLLASLDGNAQLFLHWPEQWTFANYVKVFTKEDGAKWLFNSLFVVGGATLLVMVLSGLGGYALSRTRAWWKLPFLYAILLIRVLPPTALVVPLYKFLLTLNNAEAAVLRPIFGSYARDIMRWTGFIDGYLGLILVLATMQLPLALWIMKTFFDGLPRDYEEAALMDGATLIQRIRRVLIPLALPGLAAAGLFAFMSAWGDFLLPLIFLSSPELQTLPLGLFRAFLRINEIDYGLLTALAFIYLLPAVIAFSFARRFLVQTFSGGVKG
- a CDS encoding ThuA domain-containing protein → MTIKVTIWNEGRHEQLHREVQEIYPDRIDGAIAAGIAHTDFEIRRGTLDDPDEGLPDSVLDDTDVLLWWGHMAHEEVSDGLIDRVQQRVLKGMGLLVLHSGHHSKLFRRLMGTNANLSWRETPDGDLERVWVVNPSHPIAEGLPPYFEVNASEMYGEPFDIPQPDELVFISWYSGGEVFRSGCTFQRGRGRIFFFSPGHETYPIYHDKIVHKVISNGIRWAQQKHRDGRILENWHRAEPLHGRPDGVKA
- a CDS encoding SMP-30/gluconolactonase/LRE family protein, translating into MADNPLYDIRDERFGALVIGSAALEELYSGCRWTEGPVWFSDLNCLLWSDIPNERMMRWTPDGTVSVFRSPSNYVNGNTRDRQGRLVSCEHGRRRVTRTETDGSITVLADSYKGRRLNSPNDVVVHSDGGVWFTDPTYGILSDYEGHKGEPEQPTRNVYRIDPASGAIEAVVEDFIQPNGLAFSPDETKLYIADSGSAKHEVPCHVRVFDVIDGRKVANSRYFCSIEAGHPDGFRFDLSGNLWTSAGDGVHCFSPDGALLGKIRVPQTVSNLTFGGPKKNRLFITATRSVYSIYTKTNGAQYP
- a CDS encoding phytanoyl-CoA dioxygenase family protein, giving the protein MKTDNPQKLRADRVWLSEDSCDLDDFRRLAEKTTALADYPTASAIEKNVLIYDSRKVMAAVATPEGRRAVLAEICEAFGEGPGVAVFKQAYEDTGIIDRASTIFDQIIADQHRSSTGGGDHFAKPGANDRIWNSLEKHCLADPANFAEYYGNAIVALTSEAWLGPSYQMTAQVNRVNPGGAAQSAHRDYHLGFQSSGVIEQFPAHVHRLSPVLTLQGAVAHCDMPLESGPTLFLPHSQTYVPGYLALKRQEFRDYFEVNHVQLPLEKGDVVFFNPALFHAAGTNRSADIKRVANLLQVSSAFGRAMETVNRQRMSAKLFPALKTLQGRLSPDEITNAVAACAEGYSFPTNLDRDPPLGGLAPKTQAQLMHEALGEGWSDQTFMAALAEQAQKKLS
- a CDS encoding sugar ABC transporter permease, which gives rise to MARNSHERRAERQWLLILLPSLVLLLAFVIYPAIYSIYLSFTNEALTGAAALRPRFVRLRNYTRLFNDAKFWNSLFVTFVFVIGSAVVGQFALGLISAIALRRPIRFRRVFSSIILLPNAAPEVVAGFMWISMLAGGDNATLSRIVSVFGITPADWLQVFPLSMIIIVNTWRGIATAMILLTAGLSTIPAEIYEAARMDGATPSQMFRRITLPLMMPTILLYMLISAVSTIAVFGLVYALTRGGPGGATEVVSIYIYNQSFTSFQLGYGAAVAVVALVISLVLGIAYVRAMKVEV